GCCAACAGAAATACGGCAACGCCTCGGTGTGGAAGGCTTGTTGCCAAGTCTTTGATTTCTTAGTGCTTGCTGCTATTGTAGACGGTTCAGTGCTCTGTGTTCATGGTGGCCTGTCTCCAGAGATCCGGACCATCGATCAAATCCGAGTTGTAGCAAGAGCGCAGGAGATTCCTCACGAGGGTGCCTTCTGCGATCTGGTCTGGAGCGACCCGGAAGATATCGACACTTGGGCTGTCAGTCCGCGTGGTGCCGGGTGGCTGTTCGGTGACAAGGTTGCTACCGAGTTCAACCATGTCAACAGGTTGCAGACTATTGCGCGAGCTCACCAACTTGTGAACGAGGGTTACAAGGTATGTTCAGTACTCTCCGCCGGTCTTCAGGTTCTTAGCATTTGCTTCATGCCGACACTTACGCTTCTCGCCATACAGTACCACTTTCCCCAGAAGTCCGTCGTCACTGTCTGGTCCGCGCCAAACTATTGTTACAGGTGCGGCAACGTTGCCTCAATCATGGCAGTCGACCGTGACCTGAACACAAAGTTCAGCATATTCTCCGCAGTGCCTGATGAACAGCGTCACGTCCCTGCCGGGCGTAGAGGCCCAGGGGACTATTTCTTGTGAGATAAAGACAAAAGAATGTCTATGAAATTACGAGCATAGTTCAAGGTCATTGTTGGGACTGGCGTTTGGAGCGGCTTCTTTTGTCACTAGAGGGTATTATTGGCGGGCCATGCAATTTGACATATATAAACTTGATACCGATATGGCAAAGTGGCAGGGCATTTGTTGGTATAGATCACATGCACGCCTACTTCTCATCGTTCTTTTTCTGTCCATAACACGACAGACGTTGGACTGTCCAGTCGAGTCATACTGTTGACTGTACTTCTAGGTGGCTGCACCGATGTCCATAGCATGGATATCGGATGAGAGCAAATACACAAGATGGATTACGCAGTCTGCCAGGTGTATGACTGCCAGTTACAGCATTGATTCTTGAAACCCCTCTCTTAGCACTGCGACTGCCTAGGATGGTCTATCGTCAACGAGACTTTGGCCACCCTACTGACCTTGGAAGCATTACCTACCCTCCTTGGCAATTGCCCAACGTAATTCTTTTCCCTTCTTGGGTTCTTATCATCGCTAAGCTTATATCTAGGGCTATGAATTGGCATCTCGTGTACTGATCATCATTTATCACGAACATCGTGGCCCAGGTGAGATTCGATTGCCCATAGCTGTCTTAGCCCGACCTGAAATTGCTATACCCCAACTGTTCATACTGATGGCCTAAGCCTGCTCATGGCCATGGTCCGCTGTCATAAAGTCTCCTGCCAACAAATACATCCTCATCGTCCGCGGCCGGCTGGGGCATGGAAACTCAAGCAGACCCACCAATGGCATACGGGCTCGAATTCTTTCGCCTATAGCTGCGACTGTTTGGCCCTCGCCGACTATCAACTGCAGATTGAGGGTACTCGAGATCGACCACCATCAGCTCTTCATAGGTACGTCGATAGGCAGCACGGGATCCGCAGCTGTGACTTGAGCTGTAAACTGCGGACTTGAAGGAACACTGCCATGCCCCTGGTCTCGCTGCATAGCACCCGCCCTTCTGTGGTCGCCATCTCGCGCCAGATCCTCGTGGACTTGCATCACTCGCAACCTCTGACTCCGGTTTGCGCAAGTGAGCGCAATGCTGCACAGATATTTGCCCCAAGGTGCGGCAGACAGGCTTGTGAGCGCCGGCAggttactggatatggtcgaaaataaaaatttaGCGTTTTGAACTTCGCTATTTCTCGCCCGTTAAGTGCTGCATATCGACCAGTTATCTTCAGAGTTCTTTGAAACCCCGTTCTTTTGGGAACACAACGTCTAGATTTACAAGCGAAACGGTCTCGAGTTGTACCGAATATTCCGTATCAAGGGAGGTGAGTTTCCCTTGTGCCTTGATCCCAAAACTCGAGCTGTTACCGTTTCCTCTGAACGCCAGCGCTATCATTCGGGTCTCCGTTTCGTCACAGTCCGAAATCCGGATGATTGAGTTAACCTTAGTAAGGAAGTTGGAGGTGCATCATTGGAAGAGGCGAGCTGGAGCTCAGGGAGCTCTCCACTTCCCCCGCTCGCTGTCCGCATCCCGCATCCGGTGCGTTTATGCGGGTCAATCATTAGTCTACAATAGTACTGGGCGATGGCATAGATAGATGACGTGACGACCTGTCTCCGCGTCAGTTTGCTGGTGATAATTCCGAACATAAAGTGTCTTATCTCAACCATTTGATTGTGTGAATTCCCTAGTCTCTAGTCGTACTTCACTGCACTCGAAATCAGTCTGACAGCAACTGCTCCTCGTCACCATGAGCTCAAAACCCAAGGTTCTCCTCACAGGTAGCTAAATCCCCGCACGGATCTCGCCATAAAATACGAAGCATGCAAATGCCGTAGAACGTAGTTCTCATGACTGACTTGGAAACTCTAATCTAGGCGGGTCTGGCTTCATAGCAGGTATGTCAACCATAAGAATTGAGGAGAACTCAGGCATATTTTGATAAATACGAGTCCCAAGACGACTGACAAACCTTGACCACCTCAGCCCACACGCTTGACCAGCTCCTCGAGAAGGGCTACAAGGTCATCACAACCGTGCGGAGTGAAGAGAAGGCCAAGATCATCCGCGATGCGCACCCCAACGTTGACAAGGATGCGCTGGATATTGCCATCGTTCCAGACATTGCCAAGCCGGATGCGTTCGACGAAGTGGTAAAGATGCCGGGCATCGAGCTTGTTCTCCACACTGCGTCCCCCTTCCACTTCAACATCGGTAAGTCCTAGACTGTCACTCTGGGAGTGACAATGTCGACTGACCATCGCCAGGCGACCCAAAGGAGCTCATCGATCCCGCCGTGATCGGGACCACTGGCATTCTCAAGGCGATAGCTCGCTCCGCCCCTGGCGTCAAGCGGGTGGTGATCACGTCGTCGTTTGCCGCCGTTGTCGACCCGAACCGCGCGACGGACCCTAACACTGTGTTCGACGAATCCTCGTGGAACCCCATCACTCTGGAGAAGGCGCTTTCGAACCCGAACGACAAACCCAATGCATACAGAGCATCCAAGAAGTTGGCAGAGGAAGCAGCTTGGGCCTTTGTCCGCGACCCGGCCTCGGATGTCAAGTTCGACCTTGCTACAATCAACCCGCCCATGGTTTTGGGACCCGTGGTTCCCTATTTCACCAATCTCGAATCCGTGAACACGTCGAATGAGCGCATCGTGAGTCTGCTGCGCGGAAAGTGGAAGGAGGACAACGCCATTCCGGACACGGGCCTGGCGTTTATCTGGATCGACGTGCGCGATGTTGCAGAAGCTCACATCCGCGCCATGGAGGTCCCCGAAGCAGGCGGAAAGCGTCTTTTCACGACAGCGGGCACCTTCAGCAACCGCGAAATATATGAGGTGACCAAGAAGCACTTTGGAGACAAGTACGCCGACAAACTCCCGCCTAGCGATGTCAAGGGTGGTGACATCATGCCGGAAGACAAGCGCTACCGCTTCGACAACTCCGAGACGAACAAGATCTTGGGCATCAAGTGGCGGACTTTGGACGAGAGTATCGTTGATGCCATCAAATGTTTCCAGGCTGTTGGAGTTTAGATACACGACCATGGGCTACTCGCTTGAGCTCGTTCCTCCAGATGCCATGATCGAGTTTTCATCTCAAAGGTCTCGGTCCAATGTTAATCTTCATGAATCAACCTCCATAGGAATTATGGATGTCTGCTCTAGGGCAGAGATCTTTTTGAGAATCTGAGCTTTCCAGATGCGATAGTCCCGTCGTCTCCTCTCGCTAAGATAGTCGTGTCTTTCTTGTAGCATTGTGTCGGCCTTGTGAAGCTGAACGCCATCATTGGCGACGTTGCCTGTACTGTGAGTATCGGCCAGGACCTGAGCATCTGCTAAATCGTCTATGCCGCGGAACCAGTCATCCTCGAGCCACTTACGGTCATTGACCATCATTAACGCTTGCTTGAGCCCTCTAGGCTTTATCTCAGTCCATTGAGACCAGCCATCATTTTTGCTGTTTCCATCGGCGTTGGCCTCCTGACCGGGATGACCAGATGACCCACCATAAGCGCCAGGCACGACAACTTCTTGACGTGCTTTTGCCATGGCACTCAGAAGACGTTTCTCGATAGCCTTATACTGCTCGTTGCTCAAACTTCCCGCGGCAGCCACCTCGGCGTTACCGGCAGCATTTGATGCGTTGTTGGCTGCCGCGCGTGTGGAGTAGAACACAATAGCCGCCAAAAGCGCTGTCATGTTCTGTTGTACCCATTCGTCATCTGTGGGTTTTCCATGCGGCGAGACGATCGCATCAAGGCCTGCCATAACAAAAGGAAGCACGCGTGTCTCTCCCAGATCGGCACATACGAAACGGGCCGCTGGACGTAGCCATAGCGGAAGATGTACGGTTCTCGATGCGTTTGCTAAGCTTCCCATTCGATCATTTACCGATATTTTTGCTGAGCCTTTGCCGCTGGTGCCTGAAGACCTAAACTGTGCTAACGTTTGTTCTTTACTTGGAGTTGGACGCTCTCCCCTGGCGCCTCGCCGGCCCGATGATGGTGACTCGGCCAATGCATCCCGGAACCTGACACTGCTGGGAGTCGTCAACGCTCCATTTTTGCCCCTAGCTCCAGATCTTGGATTAGGAGTTGATATATTAGGCAATATGCTATCGAGGTGGGTGTATAGTCGCTTATAAACACGAGGCGGAATCGGTGGGCGGGGCTCAATAGGTGGAAGGTTGAGTGAGGTCTTGAGTCTTTGCGCCGTCAGCGTGGTTAGTACTTGGAAGCGTTACGTTGCGCGTAATTTTATTTCAATCTTGTGCTTACCTGTCGCATGCTATATGAGCACAGGCATAGGTCCTGGCAATCTCCTCGTCTGCCTTGAGCGAGCTGAGGAGATGCCGCGACTGTGAAAGCAGGGAGCCAGCGAGATCTACGAGCTGCGGCGGGAGCTCGGCGGAATTAAGGGTTGGAAGTAGTGAGAGAATGGTTTGGGGGATTGTACGGTTCATTGTAGGATGTTGAAGGAGAGCTCCTATCCTCAATGATTGTTAAGTGTAAGCCGATTAATATGCCCCGATCGATCAAGCTCATTTTCTAGAAATAATTTCTGTGATGAATTCAGGAGCGCGACAGTCGGAGCTTCCCAAAACACCGGATCCTGGTTTGCTGGGTCAAAGAGTGGGTCTGATGTCACCTAAACAAAAATCTCCCCGCGACCGGCAGGCAACCAGTACGCTAGCTGAGGCACTATCATTAGCAATTTATTGTCTTGCAACCGGAGAGGCACTCGACACCTTGCTCGACCTGAAACGAGGCCTTCTCGCCGTGAAAATCTGCGAGAGTAGCACAATCTTGGACAGAGCTTCGGATTCTCTCGATAATGCGTATTTGTACATGACGACCATGCCGCGCCTCAGGTCAAAGGCCTACCTGACTTGCTTCTATTGTGGCCGGAAGACCTCAACGCGCAACGATGGTAGCGTCCGCCGCTTCGAGTGTCCTTCCTGCGAGGCTACAAACTACCTAGACGAGGTTGGTTTTCTTGTCGACCTGTCTCCTTATGCCTCAGTATGAGCTTTCGCTGAGACATGTACGTATACAGAATGGAGAGATTACGGATCCTCCGCTCGAGGCGACCGCGCCATCAGGAGCGACTGACGATAAACCCCCAACCATGAGAGATCTGTTGGCGTCCCAGCCCGATAATGATGTCTTCTGTGCCGAGTGTCTGAAAAACCAAAGGCTGTTCACGGCCTCTTTGGCGCAATATCTGCCCGGGGATCCCGATGATCCCGAATATGAGGCCCGCGAGCGCAACTTCTACAAATTCCGCAATAACCTCGACAGGCAATACCCTCAGACCTGCTCTAAATGCGAACCCAAGGTCCTCGAACGAATAGCCCAGGCCGGCTACACGGCCAAGACAGACCATTTGCGGCGGATGATTGACCGGAGCCTAAAGGCTCGGACTGCGGAGCAAGCAAGCGCCACCGGTCCTCTGGGCGTGCTTTCTGCAGTGGGACGGTACCTGTGGCTCGCAGGTTTTATCATGCAAGGACTGTGGCACTTCCGAATGATGCACGAACTTGCCAAAACGGCAGACTTCCCTTGGCTGCGTAGTTTTGGGGTCAGACAACTACTAGGAGTTCTAGCATCATTACTCTCCCTATTGCCAGAGCCAGAAAAGGTTATGAAGTGGAGCATTCTGAGCACTGCAGTCAGCCTCTGGTGGAACCCCTTCTTCCTCAAGACTGTGCGTGGCTTCACGAGGCACTTGCTGGGAATCGGGACATGGTATACCTATCAAGCTGTGATCATGTTCTTTCGTGTTCTGGCTCCGGGAATACCCAATCTCTCACGGGAGCATGGCTCGACCGTATATGCACAGCTAACGATGCACTCTCTGGCCTGCATTGTCATGTTCTATGTATGTCATAACGATCCTGTCCCGTCACTATGTACGTGCTAACATGCCTACTCAAGATCGCGAAACTTGCGTTGAGCTCAATTCGGGTCGATACAACGCCCCTTTTCGGTAGTAAAAGTTTGCCAACACCGAAATCACCGGAAGCTGCTCCGCAACCCTCCCAAAGGAAGTCATCTGGTGATACCATGTTTGATATGTTGGATGAGGTACTGGTCTCGCCAGTTCCAGCGCGCGAGAGCGATGACGAGACTGAGACTCAAAGCCTTCCTCCGAAAATCCGGCCAAGGTTCACAGAGGGTCCGCTTCGAGGTCAGCAAATGTCGCAGGGTGGTGGCTTGTTTGCCCCTGAAAACGCCCGCGGGTCAACCTTTGGTCGGCAGGATGACAAACTACGGACTACGGAATACGCATCAGAGATGGACTGGCAACCTACCGAATTACCACCTCGTGCATTCAACCCCTTTAGCGCCCCCGAACAGCCTCTGCGCAGTTTCAACGACGCGCCTGTAAACGATAAGCACGGTCCATTTTGGTTCAAAGTACCTCCTGCGCCAGCCACTAGCATGGCCCACAGAGCTTTGAGCCCTTCTACGGCTTCAAGTACCGCGCTGCTACAGAGCCAACCAGAACCAATACAGCAACGCCGTTTCTTTGCATCGAGAGAGGAGGAGGCAAGAAAGGAACAAGAGGTCCGTGAGGAGAGGATGAGGAAGGAGAAGGAAAGGACGAAGTATATCAAAAGTCCATCATTCAGATACAGGGCAAATGATCCACGTGATCCGCTGTCCGATATGTTTGAGGATACCTTCAAGATCAGCCCTACCCGCGCAGCATCAGCGCAACAGGCTGCACAGAAGGCGGACAGTGCCAAGGAAGAAGTAGCCGCACGGCAGATTAAGGCATCGGACTTTTCTGTTCTGCTACTCTCTGCTCTGCTCCTGATCCCTGGCTATGAGACGTTTGTTCCAAAGGAGTATGGAGTACATATGGCTTTGAGCGTATGTTGCACGAGTCTTATCATATGGGTTCGGGTTAATCTCGAAACATTCAAGACactgcaggtgcagggtaggcACAGGTCCAAAGCTTT
This DNA window, taken from Pyricularia oryzae 70-15 chromosome 6, whole genome shotgun sequence, encodes the following:
- a CDS encoding NADPH-dependent methylglyoxal reductase GRE2, with the protein product MSSKPKVLLTGGSGFIAAHTLDQLLEKGYKVITTVRSEEKAKIIRDAHPNVDKDALDIAIVPDIAKPDAFDEVVKMPGIELVLHTASPFHFNIGDPKELIDPAVIGTTGILKAIARSAPGVKRVVITSSFAAVVDPNRATDPNTVFDESSWNPITLEKALSNPNDKPNAYRASKKLAEEAAWAFVRDPASDVKFDLATINPPMVLGPVVPYFTNLESVNTSNERIVSLLRGKWKEDNAIPDTGLAFIWIDVRDVAEAHIRAMEVPEAGGKRLFTTAGTFSNREIYEVTKKHFGDKYADKLPPSDVKGGDIMPEDKRYRFDNSETNKILGIKWRTLDESIVDAIKCFQAVGV